The segment TTCAGCAGAGGTTTCGTCAATAATCGTCATAATGCCTTTGGCTTGAACCATCTGACCTTGCCATTCCTTTTGGAAGGAACCATTCCAACGGCTCCAGGCATCATCCAGTTCAGCTTTGATCTGCTGGCGATCCTCTGGGCTGATGGTTTCAATAAAAGGACCTTGCGTTGTAAAGAATTGGTTATAAAGCAGATTGGCTTTTAAGGCTTCGTTATAGGTGGTAATCCCGTGCTTCTTGGCTTCATTGAGTAAACCCACAGCCTGATCACGGTATTCGGTAACACGTGCCATTAAAACCTGCTTCTGCTGAGGATCCAATTGTTTCCACTGGGAATGAATCTGTTCAGCAGCTTCAGCTGCCTGGGTGGCATAATAACGGGCACCCCAGGTAATCCGGTTAGAGGTTTCACGGGCCTGCTTAGAGGCATCACTGTGAGCAGCAATCAACTGTACAGCCTGTTGTGGCGATTGCACCTGCTGGGCCTCCTGTTGCATGAGTTGCTCAATATTGGCCATGGCAGGCCCTTCGGGAATATCCTTGGGCAAGGTAAACACAATTTTAGCGGGTTCAGCTGGCTGGTTGGGTTTTCCAGGTGCCGTGGCAGGCTGTTCCAAGAAATCAACCGGTTTGCCATCAGGCCGGTGAAAAGGCGAAAGCTGAGATTGTTTATCGTGCAAAAGGTTAATATTGGGCTGAATACCCCTTGCCATGGGCTGGGTTTGTACACTGTCGGCATTGAACCCCCCTGGAGCACCCGTTTCACCGTTGCGTGCAAAAGGAGAAACAGGTGAACGACCGGGCGTTGCTCCGGGAATTGGCGTATTATATGCGGGTTGTTGTACAGAAGGCATCTTGACTTACCTCTGGATGACAACCCGGCCGAGGATCTGGTCTACCTGATTGAGATAGGCCGTCACGGTCCCCACCGAGCGTGTAAAGACTTCAGGTGCAGCCGGTAATTTCTTGGTAAAGAAAAGATACTGGCTTTCTTCAACGCCTGTGGTCCAGGCTTTCCAGGCATCCTGAACCGTGCGATTGGCATCCTGTGCCAAAGCGGGAACCTGTGGGAAACGAGGCAGAAGCTCATCCATGGCCAGATTGGCGTAAAGCGCTTCATCATAGGTCGCCTTGGTATACTCTTCAGCACGTTTTAAAGACTCAAGTGCCTGGCTCTTTTTGGACTCCAATTCACTCAGGGTCTGATTTAGCTGTTGAGGAGGCATACGGCCCTGGCTCTGTTCGATTCGCTGTGCCAAAACAGAAGCCTCTTGGGCCAGTGATTCAGCATGGCGGGCTTCTTCTTCAGCCTGACGGCGGTTATCCAAAGCTTTTTTAGCGTGAAGATCAATATGGCGGAAAGCCGTTCCGGGATCTTGTACCTGTTGCAAATCACCGGCAACAACCTGACGGGCCTGATTGATATCGGTTCCGGGAGGTGCCTGGGGCATGGAGCCTCCAGGAGGCATCATTCCAGGCTGCGCACCTCCGGGCATAGGAGGTTGGCCCTGTTGAGGCTGCTGTTGCTTTTGTTTGTCTTTGCCAATGCCAAAGAAACCAAGAATACCTTTAATGACTTTTACAACCAGGCTGACAATGGTATTCAAGATCTTGGCAATAATACTGGTCAGAGAGGTAAAAATATTGCCAATCCCACTGGCGGCACTGCTGATCGAGCTGGAGGCACCATAGGCTGCGGAAGCACCTTGAACATAACCTGTCTGGTAAGGACCTGTGGGGCGATAGACATCATTGGCATAGCCAGGAGAGCCATAGGGCACCTGACCAGAGGGGACATAGGGGCCGTTGGGGTTTCCATAGGTAGGAACAGGGGCTCCGTAGGCCGGATATTGGGGCGAAATATTCACTTGAGAAACCTCCGCGTGATCGTGCTCTCTGATCTGACTGATCTATTCATAGCCACCTGTGCCTGTTTTCTTGTTTATCTTAAACAAAAATTATCATTTTCTTTAGGCCCGCTTACGCTTTTTTGCGCCGCGTCGGGCAAATTTTCGACGCTTGATCCGCTTGAGCAGAGACACAAACTCATCTGCCAAGGTATGACTAAACCCCCCTAGCCACAAGCCCGCCAGCCCCATTACCGCATAGACAGGATGGGTCATCATCCCGGCAAAAACTTCTGCCAAGCCCACCCCTTGTTCCACCAGCCGATTTTGGTTGAAAGCCAAAGCCAAACGGGTTAGGCTGAAAAACAAGAGCATCACCCAAAGGCTCAGATAAACCAAGCGGGTTAAAACCCCCAAAACAGGTCCATGTGAAAAAGGGGAACGGTGAGGAACCAGTTTACGATAGGGGATCCAAATCCACCGAAACCAGCCCCAACGCTTATATTGTACACTTTTTGTATCGAGATCTCCACTGAACATCAAACCGGCAAAAAGAAAAGCACCGCCCAGGCAGGCAAGCGCGCGCAGATCCTGGGTAATAAACCACCCTCCGCCCATCACGGGCAAGGCTGTCAGCCAGGTAATCCGGTCATGGGTTTTCCCGCTTGGCACTGCTTACTCCTGATTCGGGCGTTGGCGATCCAGGAAGAGATAATGGCGATCTTCCAGTTCACGTAAACCCCAAATCACAGAAAGACGGTCATGGGGCATATGGGCAAAAATCTGTCCCAAACAGCGCTGACCATCTACCCAGCCCAACAAAGCCAAGGCCGGAGCCGAGAATTGGTCCCCCCGCGCAGGTTCCATAATAATCTCAGGAATGTCCATGTCCTGATAATTGCTCCAAAAACCTTCAACATCCTTTAAATAGGCATGGGCATCTGCCAAAAGCACTTTCTGTTCAAGCTCCATATGTTGCCCCGAACCCAAAGCCTCAAGCCCGGGGATAAAACAGAAATTCCCACTTTCCCAGGCCAAAATATCCATCAAGAGCAAATCGCCACCCAAATGTTTGTTTTTAATATCCACATAGCGAATCAGCCCCTGGGTAAAGCCAATCGAGGCTTGCTGCCAGGCATTCCAGACCAAACACTGCCCATCGACCTTGGCCTCAATCAAACGCTCAATCGCCTGAATCAGTCGGAACTGCTCAAACATACGAATTCTGGGCAAAACAGCAGGACTGCTCACCGAAGGCGGCTTCTGGCCTTCGGCATAGGCCTGTTGTAAAACCACCTGAAGCATTTGACTGAACTGACGGCAGGAAGCAAAACGGTGCTGGGGAAATTTTTGCATGCAGGTTAGAATCAATTGATTGAGATCAGGGCCAATACGCGGATTCAGTTTCATGGGGGGAACGGCATCCCGGCTAAAAATTTCAAGCACAGCCGTACCTGGATTGGTGGCATTGAAAGGCATTTGACCTGTAAAAACCTCATACATCAGCACACCCACAGAATAGATATCACTTTGAGCGGTAATCAAACGGCTGTTTTGAATCTGCTCAGGCGACATATAGGCCAAGGTTCCCAACATGCTGCCATCGGTGGTGAGCTGGTTCTGGCCTTCAATTTTGGCAATGCCAAAATCCAGCAGTTTTACCTGTTTGCCCATGATGATCATCAAATTATCGGGTTTGATATCCCGGTGAATAATATGTTTGGAATGAGAATACTCCAGCGCATCGAGCAATTGATCAATCCAAAGCAGAATTTCACGTTGACTGGGGCTGTGCCGTTCAACATATTCTTTCAAACTCAAACCCTGCAGATATTCCACCACCATGAAATAATCATTTTCAATTTCAAGATAATCGTAAACGCTCATAATATGGGGATGATTGAGCAATTGCATGGTCAAAGCCTCATTGCGAAAACGCAGAATACGCATTTCGTAATCAGCAGGCGCCATACTCGGCAAAAGCGTCAGGTGTTTAATCGCGAGGATCCGTCCGGTCTCTATTTCCATGGCGCGGAAAACGGTAGCTGTAGCCCCTTGGCCAACCTCTTCAATCAGCACATAACGTCCGGCAATTTCAAAACCGGGAGAAAGACGTGCAATATGCAAAGAATCGGTCATAGGTCAGGTTCTGAGCAAAAGGATGTATGAAAAAAGGAAAACGAAATAAAACTGCGTGTATTTTTCCGCAGAAAAGAGCATACATCAGAATAAAAACCGCTGAGAGAAAGGCCTAACATAGTGTTTATTGTACAGGATGAAGACCTGCTTTTAACAGATTGAAGCTGCTTTGAAATTCAAAGAATTCGGTTTACATGGCGTTTTCTCGTGATTCAGTAAACATACGCTCCATTTCGGCCAACATAAAAAGATCGTCAATCGGTTTGATCCAGGTTGCCAGTGGCTGAATCTCAACCAAACGCTCCTCACGAAACAAAATATCTGAGTTCCCAGTCAAAAAAATAACAGGAACCTGGTATTTCTGACGCAAAATCAAAGCCACCTCAACCCCGTTGAGTTTTCCTGACAAACCAATATCCATCAAGACACAGTCAGGTTTTTGAGCTTCAATGGCCTTCAGAACCGACTCACCCGAACTGAGCAGATCCAAAACAGGGTAACCGGCCTCTTTGAGTACGGTTTCCAAAAAAAGGCTGATAATAAAATCATCTTCGGCAATCATCAGTCTGGGCTCTGATTTTTGACTCACGCCCCTCCCCCCTCTTCAAAACAAATCTGGAAACAGGTTCCCCGCCCCTGGGGAATAATCTCCAATTCACCCTGCAACTGCCTGACCAAATTCAGAATCAAACGCAACCCCAGCGAAGAGAGCGTATCAATCTGCAAATCTTTGGGAAGCCCTGAACCATTGTCACAAAAATGCAATTTAAATTTTCGCGGGGCCAGCTCAGAGAGCGAAACCTGAATTTCCGGTTGAAACGTATCGGCAAAGGCGTGCTTGAGCGCATTGGTGGTCAGTTCATTTAAAATCAGCCCGAGGGGAATGGCCGTGTCCATTTTAAGTGAAATATCCTCTAGCTCAAGTTTCAGCGCAATCGGCGTAGCGCCATCTGACATGCCCCGCAGCGACTGAGTTAAAAGCCGCTCAATATACTCCCGATAGGGAATCTGGCTGAAATTTTCAGATTCGTAGAGCATTTCATGAATCATGGCAATTGCGGCAATTCTGCGTTGGGTACAGCGCAAACTTTCTTCTGACTCCAGATTCTGCAAAAGCTTGATTTGCAGGGTAATCAAAGACACCACCAATTGCAAATTGTTTTTGACCCGGTGGTGGATCTCCTGCAATAGGATTTTCTTTTCCTGCAGCGAAGCGCGAATCAGTTCTTCACTCAATTTACGATTAAAAAAGAGAGGCGTTGATGATTTTTCCTGAACGCCAGCCTGCGAAAGCTCTGCTTGGAGATAGAGGTGAATTTTATCGGGGGGGGCCATAATAAAACTACAGGCAGCATCCCCACGGGCCCGGCAGCTGATTTCAACCGCTGTCAGCGGCAGCCCAAAACTGGCCTCGCACCACCCCGAGGAATAGGCGGCATTCATAATACAGACCGTATCCTGAGAACGCTGCCCACGGGAAATCCAGGAATCGGCCTCAAAGGAATACGGATGGTTGTATTTCAAAAAGAAATGCTCATTGGGAACCGGGCGACTTTCCGGCAGAATTTCAACAAAGCCCCAACCCGCATAGGCAAAATGTACGGGGCCCGCAGAAAGTTTTTCAATCGGGTCCTGCAGGTGCATGCGTGCATGAAAAGATTTTGCATCCTCAATGCCCAGCACATGCCCAATATCAAAGAGAAAATCCTGCCCGGTTTGAAAGGCCGTCTCCAGATCGCGATCACTGTAAAGATAGCTGAGATAATTGAAAAAATCACAGGAAAGAGAAGAGGCCCGAATCAGAACATAACGTTCGTTGTCGACTTCAATCATGCCCTGTTCTGGCCTGAATTCAAGATTCTGAAAATAACGCTGTACATTGTTCTGAGCCCGCTCAAAAATGGGCGCAAGCGCTTCTGGAACGGAGACCGTCGCTCCGCACGCTTTTGGGGGCAGCACGGAACCGCACAGGCGCACGTTTTCAGACTCCAGTTCAGCAATCCGAGCTAACAAATCCTCACGCGAAAAATCTGTGTAATTGCCCATGCGTCCTCTGTGACTCAAATATCATGCAGATGGTATTGCCCTTTATTACGACATATTTTGCAGCAAATTGCAATTCACGGGCAAAAAAAGAATTCGGGTATAATCTAAGGACAGACAAAGAAAGCCCACGTCATGATTTCCAACGAAGCGCAAAGGTATTATCAGCAAGGTTGTGATCTGCAGCTGGCAGGCCAGCAAACTGCGGCGCTTGACGCTTTTCTGCGTGCCCTGGAACTGGATCCAGGCTTGAGTCTCGCCCATCTCCAAGTCGGCCAACTCTATCTCGAAGCTCAAAACGATCTTGATTTGGCCCAAGCCGCTTTTGAGAAGGCCCTCAAGTTCAACCCCCAATGCGCCCCTGCCTATTATCATCTGGGTCAGGTTCAATACCAACAGGGAAAACCTGTTTCAGCCCTGCAAAACTGGCAACGCTATCTGCAGTTTCAACCTGAAGACAGCAAAGTTCAACTTGAAATCGGAGATCTGCTGGCTGAACTTGGAAAAAAGCAACAGGCCAATA is part of the bacterium (Candidatus Blackallbacteria) CG13_big_fil_rev_8_21_14_2_50_49_14 genome and harbors:
- a CDS encoding metal-binding protein encodes the protein MPSGKTHDRITWLTALPVMGGGWFITQDLRALACLGGAFLFAGLMFSGDLDTKSVQYKRWGWFRWIWIPYRKLVPHRSPFSHGPVLGVLTRLVYLSLWVMLLFFSLTRLALAFNQNRLVEQGVGLAEVFAGMMTHPVYAVMGLAGLWLGGFSHTLADEFVSLLKRIKRRKFARRGAKKRKRA
- a CDS encoding response regulator, whose product is MSQKSEPRLMIAEDDFIISLFLETVLKEAGYPVLDLLSSGESVLKAIEAQKPDCVLMDIGLSGKLNGVEVALILRQKYQVPVIFLTGNSDILFREERLVEIQPLATWIKPIDDLFMLAEMERMFTESRENAM